A DNA window from candidate division KSB1 bacterium contains the following coding sequences:
- the panB gene encoding 3-methyl-2-oxobutanoate hydroxymethyltransferase encodes MSITNQNNKSTNRKTKITAPDIIAMKRRGEKIACLTAYDHLMAKHLSESNIDLILVGDSVGMVFSGYKNTIPVTVDDIIYHTRAVARGNERALVVADMPFMSYQVNLEVAIENAGRCIKEGRAEAVKFEGGSWLAETISYLVKIGIPVMGHLGLTPQSVNTIGGYRVQAREEKKAEELLTDAIKLEEAGAFSIVLEMVPSEVAKTVTERLSIPTIGIGAGLHCDGQILVTHDLLGIYDHFKPKFVRRYAHMAPEMKEAYARFIKDVKSNLFPSEEESF; translated from the coding sequence ATGAGTATTACTAACCAAAATAACAAATCAACGAATAGAAAAACAAAAATTACCGCTCCCGATATTATTGCAATGAAAAGGCGAGGCGAGAAAATTGCCTGTTTAACAGCGTATGATCATTTAATGGCCAAGCATTTAAGTGAATCCAACATCGATTTGATATTAGTCGGGGACTCTGTTGGAATGGTGTTTTCCGGGTATAAAAATACGATTCCCGTTACTGTAGATGACATCATTTATCATACTCGTGCTGTGGCTAGAGGGAATGAACGAGCCTTGGTGGTTGCAGACATGCCATTTATGTCTTACCAGGTTAATCTGGAAGTGGCAATTGAAAATGCCGGCCGATGTATCAAAGAGGGAAGAGCAGAAGCTGTTAAATTTGAAGGTGGAAGTTGGTTGGCGGAAACAATTTCGTATTTGGTAAAAATTGGAATTCCCGTAATGGGCCACTTGGGATTAACTCCACAATCGGTTAATACGATTGGCGGATATCGGGTGCAAGCCCGGGAAGAAAAAAAAGCTGAAGAATTATTAACGGATGCCATTAAACTGGAAGAAGCCGGTGCGTTTTCCATTGTTCTGGAAATGGTGCCCTCAGAAGTCGCAAAAACAGTTACAGAAAGACTTTCAATTCCCACTATTGGTATTGGAGCGGGACTTCATTGTGATGGTCAAATATTGGTAACGCATGATTTATTGGGGATTTATGATCATTTTAAACCAAAATTTGTGCGTAGATATGCGCATATGGCTCCTGAGATGAAAGAAGCGTATGCACGATTCATTAAGGATGTGAAGAGTAATTTATTTCCCTCTGAAGAAGAATCATTTTAG
- the mnmA gene encoding tRNA 2-thiouridine(34) synthase MnmA — protein MNRSIPKNSIVVVAMSGGVDSSVAAALLAQQGYRVIGITMKLWEFREVGGNTKREATCCTIETMNDARDVCQTLGIPHYVVDFRDDFNRYVVDDFVSEYLLGRTPNPCINCNIKIKWESLLNKMDELGADYLATGHYARIGYSESQNRYYVQNATFAAKDQSYALWGLTQKSLSRTIFPLGEMTKAEVRKTADKLGLKTADKVESQEICFVPDNDYRRLLKERLLANNENQNIGGNIVTTDDATIGTHEGYPYFTIGQRRGLGIALGKPAYVVDILPEEKKIVVGNKSDLLKKGLLASKINWSAIDALKGPSRFFVKIRYRDPGAFATVSAKGKDLVEVLFDDPQFAITPGQSVVFYDDDKVVGGGIIEKSF, from the coding sequence ATGAATAGATCTATTCCAAAAAATTCAATCGTAGTTGTGGCAATGAGCGGAGGTGTGGACAGTTCGGTTGCAGCGGCTCTTTTAGCACAGCAAGGTTATCGTGTCATTGGAATTACTATGAAGTTGTGGGAATTTCGGGAGGTTGGTGGGAATACAAAAAGAGAAGCCACTTGTTGTACCATTGAAACCATGAATGATGCCAGAGATGTTTGCCAAACGCTAGGCATTCCGCATTATGTTGTCGATTTTCGCGATGATTTCAACAGATATGTTGTTGATGATTTTGTTTCCGAATATTTACTGGGACGTACCCCAAATCCTTGTATCAATTGTAACATCAAAATTAAATGGGAATCTTTATTGAATAAAATGGATGAATTGGGGGCTGACTATCTTGCTACCGGTCATTATGCTCGAATTGGGTATAGTGAATCCCAAAATAGATATTATGTACAGAACGCTACGTTTGCTGCTAAGGACCAATCTTATGCATTGTGGGGGTTGACACAAAAAAGTCTATCCCGAACAATTTTCCCACTGGGTGAAATGACCAAGGCTGAAGTTCGTAAAACTGCCGATAAACTGGGACTTAAAACCGCTGATAAAGTCGAAAGCCAGGAAATTTGCTTTGTGCCTGACAATGATTACCGCCGGTTATTAAAAGAACGTTTGCTGGCAAACAATGAAAATCAAAATATTGGTGGTAATATTGTAACTACTGATGATGCAACCATCGGCACCCATGAAGGGTATCCGTATTTTACAATTGGACAGCGCAGAGGGTTAGGAATTGCCCTGGGTAAACCTGCTTATGTGGTGGATATATTGCCCGAAGAAAAAAAGATCGTCGTTGGAAATAAATCAGATTTATTAAAAAAAGGATTATTGGCAAGCAAGATTAATTGGAGCGCCATAGATGCATTAAAAGGGCCGAGTCGGTTTTTCGTAAAAATCAGATATCGAGACCCGGGCGCTTTTGCAACTGTTTCCGCCAAGGGAAAAGATTTGGTGGAAGTTTTGTTTGATGATCCTCAATTTGCAATTACTCCCGGGCAATCGGTAGTTTTTTATGACGATGACAAAGTAGTGGGGGGTGGGATTATTGAAAAAAGTTTCTGA